Proteins from a single region of Candidatus Delongbacteria bacterium:
- a CDS encoding AAA family ATPase, translating into MLSLDRLTHRTQQSLEQAVRLAEGLGHQQVEGDHFLRVLAEDPESVLTTALKKLGLPVQGVLAALDERVARHPRVSGAGQVHLSRPFVQLLGEAKLQADKLGDEYVAAEHILLAQLEEAGRSRADHGAGWLRGRGLDENTLLKLLKEIRGHQSVNDPDAETRYQALERFAVDLVEQARKGRLDPVIGRDEEIRRVLQVLSRRTKNNPVLIGEPGVGKTAIVEGLALRIKDGDVPEPMKSQRILALDMGALVAGAKFRGEFEDRLKAVLKEVTHSEGRIILFIDELHTVIGAGAAEGSMDAANLLKPLLARGELRCIGATTTAEYRKHIEKDAALERRFQPVQVGEPDAESTISILRGLKERYELHHGIRIKDAALVAAAELSARYIPDRFLPDKAIDLVDEAASRLRIQIDSLPEELDEYERRLRQLEVESRALRLEDDPPSRERLVGVEKELADIRAVSAGLRSQWQQEKKLIQRLRATKEEIERTRHELDEAERKGDFDLAARLTHGTLRQLELERAAREKELDETRQPHAILREEVGAEDIAEVVSRWTGIPVTRLVEGERERLLHLEDRLRLRVVGQDHALEAVAAAIRRSRSGLSDPNRPLGSFLFLGSTGVGKTELAKALADALFNDERTLLRFDMSEYMEKHSVSRLIGAPPGYVGHEEGGQLTEALRRHPWSVLLFDEIEKAHPDVLNLLLQLLDDGRLTDSKGRVVRGRDCVVILTTNLGSAQLVSRLKDMMGVDPLLERLELEQEALEILGQALKPEFLNRIDEVLVFRTLDRATQRRIVDIQLERIITRMAARQIRLSVSSAAVERLAEAGFDAVYGARPMKRLLQREVVDPVASLAIAGELEHALRLDWRGGAFVVEADPA; encoded by the coding sequence ATGTTGTCCCTTGATCGACTGACCCATCGCACCCAGCAGAGCCTGGAGCAGGCCGTGCGCCTGGCCGAAGGGCTGGGCCACCAGCAGGTGGAGGGCGACCACTTCCTGCGCGTGCTGGCCGAGGATCCGGAGAGCGTGCTGACCACGGCCCTGAAGAAGCTGGGGCTGCCCGTCCAGGGCGTGCTGGCGGCGCTGGACGAGCGGGTGGCCCGCCATCCCCGGGTGAGCGGCGCCGGCCAGGTCCACCTGTCGCGGCCCTTCGTCCAGCTGCTGGGCGAGGCCAAACTGCAGGCCGACAAGCTGGGCGACGAGTACGTGGCGGCCGAACACATCCTGCTGGCCCAGCTGGAGGAGGCCGGCCGCAGTCGCGCGGATCACGGCGCGGGCTGGCTGCGCGGCCGGGGCCTGGACGAGAACACGCTGCTCAAGCTGCTGAAGGAGATCCGCGGCCATCAGAGCGTCAACGATCCCGACGCCGAGACGCGCTACCAGGCGCTGGAGCGCTTCGCCGTGGACCTGGTGGAACAGGCGCGCAAGGGCCGGCTGGATCCGGTGATCGGCCGCGACGAGGAGATCCGCCGCGTGCTGCAGGTCCTGTCCCGGCGCACCAAGAACAATCCCGTGCTGATCGGCGAACCCGGCGTGGGCAAGACGGCCATCGTGGAGGGCCTGGCCCTGCGCATCAAGGACGGCGACGTGCCCGAGCCCATGAAGAGCCAGCGCATCCTGGCGCTGGACATGGGCGCGCTGGTGGCGGGGGCCAAGTTCCGCGGCGAGTTCGAGGATCGGCTGAAGGCCGTGCTGAAGGAGGTGACCCACTCCGAGGGCCGGATCATCCTGTTCATCGACGAGCTGCACACGGTGATCGGCGCGGGCGCGGCCGAGGGCTCCATGGACGCGGCCAACTTGCTCAAGCCGCTGCTGGCGCGCGGCGAACTGCGCTGCATCGGCGCCACCACCACGGCCGAGTACCGCAAGCACATCGAGAAAGACGCGGCCCTGGAGCGGCGCTTTCAGCCCGTGCAGGTGGGCGAGCCCGACGCGGAGAGCACCATCAGCATCCTGCGCGGCCTGAAGGAGCGCTACGAGCTGCACCACGGCATTCGCATCAAGGACGCGGCGCTGGTGGCGGCGGCGGAGTTGTCCGCGCGCTACATCCCGGACCGCTTCCTGCCCGACAAGGCCATCGACCTGGTGGACGAGGCTGCCAGCCGGCTGCGGATCCAAATCGACAGCCTGCCCGAGGAGCTGGACGAGTACGAGCGCCGCCTGCGCCAGCTGGAGGTGGAGTCCCGGGCCCTGCGGCTGGAGGACGATCCCCCCAGCCGGGAGCGCCTGGTGGGCGTGGAGAAGGAGCTGGCGGACATCCGCGCCGTCAGCGCGGGTCTGCGCTCCCAGTGGCAGCAGGAGAAGAAGCTGATCCAGCGCCTGCGCGCCACCAAGGAGGAGATCGAGCGCACGCGCCACGAACTGGACGAGGCCGAGCGCAAAGGCGACTTCGACCTGGCGGCCCGGCTGACTCACGGCACGCTGCGCCAGTTGGAACTGGAGCGGGCGGCCCGGGAGAAGGAGCTGGACGAGACGCGCCAGCCCCACGCCATCCTGCGCGAGGAGGTGGGCGCCGAGGACATCGCCGAGGTGGTTTCGCGCTGGACGGGCATCCCCGTCACCCGGCTGGTGGAGGGCGAGCGCGAGCGCCTGCTGCACCTGGAAGACCGGCTGCGCCTGCGCGTGGTGGGCCAGGATCACGCCCTGGAGGCCGTGGCCGCGGCCATCCGCCGCAGCCGCAGCGGCCTGTCCGATCCCAACCGCCCGCTGGGCTCCTTCCTCTTCCTGGGTTCCACCGGCGTGGGCAAGACCGAGCTGGCCAAGGCGCTGGCGGACGCCCTGTTCAACGACGAGCGCACCCTGCTGCGCTTCGACATGAGCGAGTACATGGAGAAGCACTCGGTCAGCCGGCTGATCGGCGCGCCGCCCGGCTACGTGGGCCACGAGGAGGGCGGGCAGCTGACGGAGGCCCTGCGCCGGCATCCGTGGTCCGTGCTGCTCTTCGACGAGATCGAGAAGGCCCACCCGGACGTGCTGAACCTGCTGCTGCAGCTGCTGGACGACGGGCGCCTGACGGACAGCAAGGGCCGCGTGGTGCGGGGGCGGGACTGCGTGGTGATCCTCACCACCAACCTGGGCAGCGCCCAGCTCGTCTCCAGGCTGAAGGACATGATGGGGGTCGATCCGCTGCTGGAGCGTCTGGAGCTGGAGCAGGAGGCCCTGGAAATCCTGGGCCAAGCGCTCAAACCCGAGTTCCTCAACCGCATCGACGAAGTGCTGGTCTTCCGGACGCTGGACCGCGCGACCCAGCGCCGGATCGTGGACATCCAGCTGGAGCGGATCATCACCCGGATGGCCGCGCGGCAGATCCGGCTTAGCGTCAGCTCCGCAGCCGTGGAGCGGCTAGCGGAGGCCGGCTTCGACGCCGTCTACGGCGCCCGGCCCATGAAGCGCCTGCTGCAGCGCGAGGTGGTGGATCCCGTCGCCAGCCTGGCCATCGCCGGCGAGTTGGAACACGCGCTGCGGCTGGACTGGCGCGGCGGGGCCTTCGTGGTGGAGGCCGACCCGGCCTAA
- a CDS encoding DUF5698 domain-containing protein, giving the protein MEFLADLPSWQLGLLIFCLRIVDVSMGTVRTLAVVAGHIRISVVLGFLEVLIWVFAISQVIQTVAESPFVLLMYAGGFATGNAVGILVERRLAMGKRVVRLISQSRGSEIAAALRESGQPVTTFRGEGRDGERLMIYFLCERKGLPEIIAKAKDLDPELFYVIEPVSESRALPNLPLPRATGWRAWMKQK; this is encoded by the coding sequence GTGGAATTCCTGGCCGACCTTCCGTCCTGGCAGCTGGGGCTGCTGATCTTCTGCCTGCGCATCGTGGATGTCTCCATGGGCACGGTGCGCACCCTGGCCGTGGTGGCCGGGCACATCCGCATCTCCGTGGTGCTGGGTTTCCTGGAGGTGCTGATCTGGGTCTTCGCCATCAGCCAGGTCATCCAGACCGTGGCCGAGAGCCCCTTCGTCCTGCTGATGTACGCCGGCGGCTTCGCCACGGGCAACGCGGTGGGCATCCTGGTGGAGCGGCGGCTGGCCATGGGCAAGCGCGTGGTGCGGCTGATCTCCCAGTCCCGGGGCAGCGAGATCGCCGCCGCGCTGCGCGAGTCCGGCCAGCCCGTGACCACTTTCCGCGGCGAGGGCCGGGACGGCGAGCGGCTGATGATCTATTTCCTTTGCGAGCGCAAGGGTCTGCCCGAGATCATCGCCAAGGCCAAGGACCTGGATCCGGAGCTGTTCTACGTCATCGAGCCGGTGTCCGAGAGCCGGGCCCTGCCCAACCTGCCCCTGCCCCGGGCCACGGGCTGGCGGGCCTGGATGAAGCAGAAGTGA